In Isoptericola jiangsuensis, the following proteins share a genomic window:
- a CDS encoding RNA polymerase sigma factor, giving the protein MSSTADTSSLGDRAAFALLEYREGRPDALGDFVREAMPLLWRTVRAQGVSREAADDVVQHTWAALVRHADSITEPKATLKWLLVTARRAAWEAVRKDRADQGHRTELPDDDAETSATLPDAGPGPEAEVLKDERDRLLWQALGTLPKRCQELLRLVSLADRPDYRSISTAIGMPVGSIGATRGRCLAKLRVVLTEHGEASWT; this is encoded by the coding sequence ATGTCCAGCACTGCCGACACGTCCAGTCTCGGTGACAGGGCGGCGTTCGCGCTGCTCGAGTACCGCGAGGGTCGTCCCGACGCCCTCGGCGACTTCGTCCGCGAGGCGATGCCGCTGCTGTGGCGGACGGTGCGCGCCCAGGGCGTCAGCCGGGAGGCAGCCGACGACGTCGTCCAGCACACCTGGGCGGCGCTGGTGCGCCACGCGGACTCGATCACCGAGCCGAAGGCGACCCTGAAGTGGCTGCTGGTCACGGCGCGGCGCGCCGCGTGGGAGGCCGTGCGCAAGGACCGCGCCGACCAGGGGCACCGCACCGAGCTGCCGGACGACGACGCGGAGACGTCGGCGACGCTCCCGGACGCCGGCCCGGGGCCGGAGGCCGAGGTGCTGAAGGACGAGCGGGACCGGCTGCTCTGGCAGGCCCTCGGCACGCTGCCGAAGCGCTGCCAGGAGCTGCTCCGGCTCGTCTCCCTGGCGGACCGCCCGGACTACCGTTCCATCTCCACCGCGATCGGCATGCCGGTCGGAAGCATCGGCGCCACTCGGGGACGCTGCCTCGCCAAGCTGCGGGTCGTCCTCACCGAACATGGGGAGGCCTCATGGACATGA
- a CDS encoding S8/S53 family peptidase — protein MSESYIQDPAGGRRPVRHLDPDRVRRSPGAARVQDTTYVADRLIVRGDLPPFLRERLAGESDRLTAGGQGAVVALDDWADEGEPTSWLDGVRRIATEMGYRVVYDGTLGDLAVDDVDDETFGYALRLVPARDDDVEVDVWQVIERITGELGDLDAADEADEGDRPTPRVALDHVMRAQRRGKSTPLPFVPVARPKSTPLPVSAIDEYGRPGTGGLAPVRYLGGPPRRSLPDGETPWVAADGTRRPAVAIVDTGVGSHEWFGPYVPDDPQDSAVVVRTAQLEDGRPVGLYPVPDLPSEDAEYGGLSVDPLTGPLDPVAGHGTFMAGIVHQVCPDAVIVAVRAFGGSGDIPEWQVLHTLWRLLRFHRRGQRGDEGYHPIDVAVLAMGYYHEQPEDYGYDGPLRRVLRALRQAGVVVVVASGNDGTTRPMFPAAWAPHVVRRPAPDTAVGETTVPVPVDDRQLTADHPPLLVAGATNPDGTTAVFSNDGPWVTCVRPGAAVVSTMPDTIDGPETPQASLPERLRPGTRASVDPDDFTGGFATWSGTSFAAPYLAAEVAAARLAATQRVAAQAEPVSAAWDAVTTTTHLSGAAIGGSDV, from the coding sequence GTGAGCGAGTCGTACATCCAGGACCCGGCCGGTGGCCGGCGCCCGGTCCGTCATCTCGACCCGGACCGGGTGCGTCGCAGCCCCGGCGCGGCGCGGGTGCAGGACACCACCTACGTCGCGGACCGGCTGATCGTCCGCGGCGACCTGCCGCCGTTCCTGCGCGAGCGTCTCGCCGGGGAGTCCGACCGTCTGACGGCGGGCGGGCAGGGAGCGGTCGTCGCGCTGGACGACTGGGCGGACGAGGGCGAGCCGACGTCGTGGCTCGACGGCGTGCGGCGGATCGCCACCGAGATGGGCTACCGGGTGGTCTACGACGGCACCCTGGGCGACCTGGCGGTGGACGACGTCGACGACGAGACGTTCGGGTACGCCCTGCGGTTGGTGCCGGCGCGGGACGACGACGTCGAGGTGGACGTCTGGCAGGTGATCGAGCGGATCACGGGCGAGCTGGGCGACCTGGACGCGGCGGACGAGGCGGACGAGGGGGACCGGCCCACCCCGCGGGTCGCGCTCGACCACGTCATGCGTGCCCAGCGACGGGGGAAGTCGACGCCGTTGCCGTTCGTGCCGGTGGCCCGCCCGAAGTCGACGCCCCTGCCGGTGAGCGCGATCGACGAGTACGGCCGTCCGGGCACGGGCGGTCTGGCGCCGGTGCGCTACCTCGGCGGCCCGCCGCGCCGGTCGCTGCCGGACGGGGAGACGCCCTGGGTGGCCGCGGACGGCACCCGCCGCCCCGCGGTGGCGATCGTCGACACCGGTGTCGGGTCGCACGAGTGGTTCGGCCCTTACGTCCCCGACGACCCGCAGGACAGCGCGGTGGTGGTGCGGACGGCGCAGCTCGAGGACGGCCGCCCCGTCGGGCTCTACCCGGTGCCGGACCTCCCGTCGGAGGACGCGGAGTACGGCGGCCTCAGCGTGGACCCGCTGACGGGACCGCTCGACCCCGTGGCCGGGCACGGCACCTTCATGGCGGGGATCGTGCACCAGGTGTGCCCGGACGCCGTGATCGTCGCGGTGCGGGCGTTCGGCGGCTCGGGGGACATCCCGGAGTGGCAGGTGCTGCACACGCTGTGGCGGCTGCTGCGGTTCCACCGGCGGGGTCAGCGCGGCGACGAGGGCTACCACCCGATCGACGTGGCGGTCCTGGCGATGGGCTACTACCACGAGCAGCCGGAGGACTACGGGTACGACGGACCCCTGCGGCGGGTGCTGCGGGCGCTGCGGCAGGCGGGCGTCGTGGTGGTCGTCGCGTCGGGGAACGACGGCACGACGCGGCCCATGTTCCCGGCCGCCTGGGCGCCGCACGTGGTGCGGCGTCCGGCGCCCGACACCGCCGTCGGGGAGACCACCGTGCCGGTGCCGGTGGACGACCGCCAGCTCACGGCCGACCACCCGCCCCTGCTGGTGGCCGGGGCGACCAACCCGGACGGCACCACCGCGGTGTTCAGCAACGACGGCCCGTGGGTGACGTGCGTCCGGCCGGGGGCGGCGGTGGTCTCGACGATGCCCGACACGATCGACGGTCCCGAGACCCCGCAGGCGAGCCTGCCCGAGCGGCTGCGGCCGGGCACCCGCGCGTCGGTGGACCCGGACGACTTCACCGGCGGGTTCGCGACGTGGAGCGGGACCTCGTTCGCGGCGCCCTACCTGGCCGCCGAGGTCGCCGCGGCGCGCCTGGCCGCCACGCAGCGCGTGGCCGCCCAGGCGGAGCCGGTGAGCGCCGCATGGGATGCTGTGACGACGACCACCCACCTGTCCGGTGCGGCGATCGGTGGTTCCGACGTGTAG
- a CDS encoding CHAT domain-containing protein codes for MTSRTALDARLREAQELNAASRVRPASKAFRALLRDVAPLDAATVGSWVVELRVRALVGEAACVHSLTGDLDAARRLVQEALEVAQAAGDTRLAAVAHGQQGLLLLWSGEVAAAADAFDRALAGVAADNHRDLAVLHINRAAANLEFGRLDEVVVDHEAALQHARAIGHERYEAFAGFNLGYAHYRQGDFPAALAELEASARRQPGGPDGWSEVMRAQVLVDAGLVSEAEQVLADSEELLATENLAGELADALYTRALCALLLRRADEATRWARQARRAFARVGNTTWALQAEVVELEARLSQDRRSPGVRQATLRRRSEEALALARAGDDRGPAAVAGVSVAARLLAAEWALLAGDTGRAAEVLDAVPRRLTACPLPLRLHHESVRAQLAFARGDRRGGLAAVRRGHRVLADHRARLGSVDTVTAAATHGARLAIVDVEAALATGRAGTVFDATERGRAAFAGAARVRPPEDPELADLMARARRAAEEARELGAGEGGDAREGARKTVEARRLQERARQRSWQLGGAAGGPVPRPATARAVSAGLAGDRPGAAVVSFLLRDRLTAVRVDARGARLVELCAQPEVTELARRVRQDLEVLSNRLIPAPMRHVAATSAGRSLARLDDLLLAPLEVTGPLYVAARDGLLSLPWAALPSRAGLPTRVHSWVDLGGLPEPPHRRGALVVGGPDLESAEREAALVAGEWDEVVLLTGADATCAATTAELSRASVVHVAAHGVHEPDNPLFSCVRLADGPLYAHELDGVDLAGTVVVLSACEVGRASTRVGGEPLGLKSVLLRLGARAVVASVAPLRDDVAARVMPRLHAALAAGEAPAAALATAVEPEQEPVPLVCYGPLPLDKGLLGSVPAR; via the coding sequence GTGACGAGCAGGACGGCCCTCGACGCGCGCCTGCGTGAGGCGCAGGAGCTCAACGCGGCCTCCCGGGTCCGGCCCGCCTCGAAGGCGTTCCGGGCGCTGCTGCGCGACGTCGCGCCGCTCGACGCGGCGACGGTCGGCTCCTGGGTGGTGGAGCTGCGCGTGCGGGCGCTCGTCGGCGAGGCGGCGTGCGTGCACTCCCTCACCGGGGACCTGGATGCCGCCCGGAGGCTGGTCCAGGAGGCCCTCGAGGTCGCGCAGGCGGCAGGGGACACCCGCCTGGCCGCCGTCGCCCACGGACAGCAGGGCCTGTTGCTGCTGTGGTCGGGTGAGGTGGCGGCTGCCGCGGACGCCTTCGACCGAGCACTGGCGGGTGTGGCGGCCGACAACCACCGCGACCTCGCGGTGCTGCACATCAACCGCGCGGCGGCCAACCTGGAGTTCGGGCGTCTGGACGAGGTGGTCGTCGACCACGAGGCGGCGCTGCAGCACGCCCGTGCCATCGGTCACGAGCGGTACGAGGCGTTCGCGGGGTTCAACCTGGGCTACGCGCACTACCGCCAAGGCGACTTCCCGGCGGCGCTGGCCGAGCTGGAGGCATCGGCGCGGCGGCAGCCCGGCGGACCCGACGGCTGGTCCGAGGTCATGCGGGCCCAGGTCCTCGTCGACGCCGGCCTGGTGTCGGAGGCCGAGCAGGTGCTGGCGGACTCCGAGGAGCTCCTGGCGACGGAGAACCTCGCCGGCGAGCTCGCGGACGCGCTGTACACCCGAGCGCTCTGTGCCCTGCTGCTGCGGCGCGCGGACGAGGCGACCCGCTGGGCGCGTCAGGCACGGCGGGCGTTCGCGCGGGTCGGGAACACGACGTGGGCCCTCCAGGCGGAGGTCGTCGAGCTGGAGGCGCGGCTGTCGCAGGACCGCCGCTCGCCCGGCGTGCGGCAGGCGACCTTGCGGCGGCGGAGCGAGGAGGCGTTGGCCCTGGCCCGGGCGGGGGACGACCGCGGCCCGGCCGCCGTGGCCGGTGTCTCGGTCGCTGCGCGGCTGCTCGCGGCGGAGTGGGCGCTGCTCGCCGGCGACACGGGTCGCGCTGCCGAGGTGCTCGACGCGGTCCCGCGCCGTCTCACGGCTTGCCCGCTGCCGCTGCGGCTGCACCACGAGTCGGTGCGTGCGCAGCTGGCGTTCGCGCGGGGGGACCGCCGCGGGGGGCTGGCGGCGGTGCGGCGGGGGCACCGGGTGCTCGCGGACCACCGGGCGCGGCTGGGGTCGGTGGACACCGTCACGGCGGCGGCGACGCACGGTGCGCGCCTCGCGATCGTGGACGTCGAGGCGGCCCTGGCGACGGGGCGTGCCGGCACGGTGTTCGACGCGACGGAGCGCGGTCGGGCGGCGTTCGCCGGGGCGGCGCGGGTGCGGCCTCCGGAGGACCCGGAGCTGGCGGACCTCATGGCGCGGGCCCGCCGTGCCGCGGAGGAGGCACGCGAGCTGGGTGCCGGTGAGGGTGGTGACGCCCGGGAGGGTGCCCGCAAGACGGTGGAGGCACGCCGGCTGCAGGAGCGGGCGCGGCAGCGGTCGTGGCAGCTGGGCGGCGCCGCGGGTGGTCCCGTGCCCCGGCCGGCGACGGCGCGGGCGGTGTCGGCGGGCCTGGCCGGGGACCGGCCGGGTGCCGCCGTCGTGTCGTTCCTGCTGCGGGACCGGCTGACGGCCGTGCGGGTGGACGCCCGGGGGGCTCGGCTGGTGGAGCTGTGCGCGCAGCCGGAGGTGACCGAGCTGGCCCGCCGGGTGCGGCAGGACCTGGAGGTGCTGTCCAACCGCCTCATCCCGGCGCCGATGCGGCACGTCGCCGCGACGTCGGCCGGCCGTTCGCTCGCCCGGCTGGACGACCTGCTCCTCGCGCCCCTGGAGGTCACCGGCCCGTTGTACGTCGCGGCCCGTGACGGCCTGCTCTCGTTGCCGTGGGCGGCGCTCCCGTCCCGGGCGGGCCTGCCGACCCGGGTGCACTCGTGGGTCGACCTCGGGGGGCTGCCGGAGCCGCCGCACCGGCGGGGCGCCCTCGTGGTCGGTGGTCCCGACCTGGAGTCGGCGGAGCGGGAGGCGGCTCTGGTGGCCGGGGAGTGGGACGAGGTCGTGCTGCTGACCGGCGCCGACGCCACGTGCGCCGCGACCACGGCCGAGCTGTCGCGTGCGTCGGTGGTGCACGTGGCCGCGCACGGCGTGCACGAGCCGGACAACCCGCTGTTCTCCTGTGTGCGCCTGGCCGACGGCCCGTTGTACGCGCACGAGCTCGACGGCGTGGACCTCGCCGGGACGGTGGTGGTGCTGTCGGCGTGCGAGGTCGGCCGCGCGTCGACCCGGGTCGGGGGAGAGCCCCTGGGGCTCAAGAGCGTCCTGCTGAGGCTGGGGGCGCGCGCCGTGGTGGCGTCGGTGGCGCCGTTGCGCGACGACGTCGCCGCCCGGGTGATGCCGCGGCTGCACGCGGCGCTCGCCGCGGGGGAGGCGCCGGCCGCGGCGCTCGCCACGGCGGTGGAGCCCGAGCAGGAGCCGGTCCCGTTGGTCTGCTACGGCCCGTTGCCACTGGACAAGGGGCTGCTGGGGTCCGTCCCGGCGCGCTAG
- the rplJ gene encoding 50S ribosomal protein L10 gives MARPDKAAAVAEIADKLRSSNAAVLTEYRGLTVTQLQELRRSLRGNATYAVVKNTLTTIAAKEAGVEGLDAELAGPSAIAFVTGDPVEAAKGLRDFAKANPALVIKGGVLDGAPLTAAEITKLADLESREVLLAKAAGVMKAKISQAAYAFTAKPAQVARVIDALRQKQESAGAAA, from the coding sequence ATGGCGAGGCCGGACAAGGCAGCCGCCGTCGCGGAGATCGCGGACAAGCTCCGTAGCTCCAACGCGGCCGTGCTGACCGAGTACCGCGGGCTCACCGTCACGCAGCTCCAGGAGCTGCGGCGGTCGCTGCGCGGCAACGCAACCTACGCCGTGGTGAAGAACACGCTGACCACTATCGCGGCCAAGGAGGCCGGTGTCGAGGGTCTCGACGCCGAGCTTGCTGGACCGTCCGCGATCGCCTTCGTGACCGGTGACCCGGTCGAGGCGGCCAAGGGTCTGCGTGACTTCGCCAAGGCGAACCCCGCGCTGGTCATCAAGGGCGGTGTCCTCGACGGCGCCCCCCTGACCGCTGCGGAGATCACCAAGCTCGCGGACCTCGAGTCCCGTGAGGTCCTGCTGGCCAAGGCGGCCGGCGTGATGAAGGCCAAGATCAGCCAGGCTGCCTACGCCTTCACCGCGAAGCCCGCCCAGGTCGCCCGCGTCATCGATGCCCTGCGTCAGAAGCAGGAATCGGCTGGTGCCGCTGCCTGA
- the rplL gene encoding 50S ribosomal protein L7/L12, giving the protein MAKLSTEELLSVFEELTLIELSEFVKAFEEKFDVTAAAPAAVAVAAPAGGAGDAAAEEEKDEFDVVLTAAGDKKIQVIKEVRALTSLGLKEAKDLVDGAPKPVLEGVNKETAEKAKAALEGAGASIELK; this is encoded by the coding sequence ATGGCGAAGCTCAGCACCGAAGAGCTCCTGTCCGTCTTCGAGGAGCTCACCCTCATCGAGCTCTCCGAGTTCGTGAAGGCCTTCGAGGAGAAGTTCGACGTCACCGCTGCCGCCCCGGCCGCCGTGGCCGTGGCCGCCCCCGCCGGCGGTGCCGGCGACGCCGCCGCCGAGGAGGAGAAGGACGAGTTCGACGTCGTCCTGACCGCCGCCGGTGACAAGAAGATCCAGGTCATCAAGGAGGTGCGCGCGCTCACGTCCCTCGGTCTCAAGGAGGCCAAGGACCTGGTCGACGGCGCCCCGAAGCCCGTCCTGGAGGGCGTCAACAAGGAGACCGCCGAGAAGGCCAAGGCTGCCCTCGAGGGCGCCGGCGCCTCCATCGAGCTCAAGTGA
- the rpoB gene encoding DNA-directed RNA polymerase subunit beta → MAASRTPSAPSADAIANRTASRRVSFARIHEPLAAPDLLGLQVESFDWLLGNEAWQARVEAAIEAGRHDVPESSGLEEIFEEISPIEDFGQSMSLSFSNHRFEPAKYTVDECKEKDFTYAAPLFVTAEFVNYTTGEIKSQTVFMGDFPLMTDRGTFVINGTERVVVSQLVRSPGVYFERTPDKTSDKDVFSAKIIPSRGAWLEFEIDKRDAVGVRVDRKRKQPVTVLLKALGMTEAEIREEFAEFPAVLDTLEKDHVHTQDEALVDLYRKIRPGEPPTVEAGRALIENFYFNSKRYDLAKVGRYKLNKKLGVSAELSDSTLAVADVVATIKYLAALHADMTSMAGTKDGEPVEVRVETDDIDHFGNRRIRAVGELIQNQVRTGLSRMERVVRERMTTQDVEAITPQTLINIRPVVASIREFFGTSQLSQFMDQNNPLAGLTHKRRLSALGPGGLSRDRAGMEVRDVHPSHYGRMCPIETPEGPNIGLIGSLASFGRINPFGFIETPYRKVVRGRVTDEVVYLTADDEDRHVIAQANTALAEDGTFLSDRVLVRTKGGETDDVPASDVDYMDVSPRQMVSVATALIPFLEHDDANRALMGANMQRQAVPLVRSEAPLVGTGMERRAAVDAGDVIVATKPGVVAQVSADLITVENDDATTTTYRVAKFRRSNQGTSYNQRVLVDAGARVEVGSVLADGPATDEGDLALGRNLLVAFMSWEGHNYEDAIILSQRLVEDDVLSSIHIEEHEVDARDTKLGPEEITRDIPNVSEEVLADLDERGVIRIGAEVGAGDVLVGKVTPKGETELTPEERLLRAIFGEKAREVRDTSLKVPHGESGTVIGVREFNREDGDELPAGVNQLVRVYIANRRKITVGDKLAGRHGNKGVISKILPQEDMPFLSDGTPVDIVLNPLGVPGRMNVGQVLETHLGWVASRGWDVELAEGDDLSWRDKLPEHAKRSEPGVPVATPVFDGLEEDALRGLISTTLPNRDGDRMVGHDGKAPLFDGRSGEPFPDPVSVGYMYILKLHHLVDDKIHARSTGPYSMITQQPLGGKAQFGGQRFGEMEVWALEAYGAAYTLQELLTIKSDDIPGRVKVYEAIVKGENIPDSGIPESFKVLLKEMQSLCLNVEVLSSDGVSIEMKESDDEVYRAAEELGIDLSRRPNSATTVDEI, encoded by the coding sequence TTGGCTGCCTCGCGCACCCCTTCTGCTCCGTCCGCCGACGCCATCGCGAACCGTACCGCCTCCCGCCGCGTCTCCTTCGCCAGGATCCACGAGCCCCTCGCTGCTCCGGACCTCCTCGGTCTGCAGGTCGAGAGCTTCGACTGGCTCCTCGGCAACGAGGCCTGGCAGGCCCGTGTGGAGGCCGCGATCGAGGCCGGCCGCCACGACGTCCCCGAGTCCTCCGGCCTTGAGGAGATCTTCGAGGAGATCTCCCCGATCGAGGACTTCGGCCAGTCGATGTCGCTCTCCTTCTCCAACCACCGCTTCGAGCCCGCGAAGTACACGGTGGACGAGTGCAAGGAGAAGGACTTCACCTACGCGGCGCCGCTGTTCGTCACCGCGGAGTTCGTCAACTACACCACCGGTGAGATCAAGAGCCAGACGGTGTTCATGGGCGACTTCCCGCTCATGACCGACCGCGGCACCTTCGTCATCAACGGCACCGAGCGCGTCGTCGTCTCGCAGCTCGTCCGCTCCCCGGGCGTGTACTTCGAGCGCACCCCCGACAAGACGAGCGACAAGGACGTCTTCTCCGCGAAGATCATCCCGTCGCGCGGCGCCTGGCTCGAGTTCGAGATCGACAAGCGCGACGCCGTCGGCGTCCGCGTCGACCGCAAGCGCAAGCAGCCCGTCACCGTCCTGCTCAAGGCGCTCGGCATGACCGAGGCGGAGATCCGCGAGGAGTTCGCCGAGTTCCCCGCCGTGCTCGACACCCTCGAGAAGGACCACGTCCACACCCAGGACGAGGCCCTCGTCGACCTCTACCGCAAGATCCGTCCGGGCGAGCCGCCCACGGTCGAGGCCGGTCGCGCGCTCATCGAGAACTTCTACTTCAACTCCAAGCGCTACGACCTCGCGAAGGTCGGCCGCTACAAGCTGAACAAGAAGCTGGGCGTCTCCGCCGAGCTGTCCGACAGCACCCTGGCCGTCGCGGACGTCGTCGCGACCATCAAGTACCTGGCCGCGCTGCACGCCGACATGACGTCGATGGCGGGCACCAAGGACGGCGAGCCGGTCGAGGTCCGCGTCGAGACCGACGACATCGACCACTTCGGCAACCGTCGCATCCGCGCGGTGGGCGAGCTCATCCAGAACCAGGTGCGCACCGGTCTGTCCCGCATGGAGCGCGTCGTGCGCGAGCGCATGACGACCCAGGACGTCGAGGCGATCACGCCGCAGACCCTGATCAACATCCGCCCGGTCGTGGCGTCCATCCGCGAGTTCTTCGGCACGTCGCAGCTCTCGCAGTTCATGGACCAGAACAACCCGCTGGCCGGCCTGACGCACAAGCGCCGCCTGTCCGCGCTCGGCCCGGGCGGTCTGTCCCGCGACCGCGCCGGCATGGAGGTCCGTGACGTCCACCCGTCGCACTACGGCCGCATGTGCCCGATCGAGACGCCGGAAGGCCCGAACATCGGCCTCATCGGTTCGCTCGCGTCGTTCGGTCGCATCAACCCGTTCGGCTTCATCGAGACCCCGTACCGCAAGGTCGTCCGGGGTCGCGTGACCGACGAGGTCGTCTACCTCACCGCGGACGACGAGGACCGTCACGTCATCGCGCAGGCCAACACGGCCCTCGCCGAGGACGGCACGTTCCTGTCCGACCGCGTCCTGGTCCGCACCAAGGGTGGCGAGACGGACGACGTCCCCGCCTCCGACGTGGACTACATGGACGTCTCGCCGCGCCAGATGGTGTCGGTCGCGACCGCGCTCATCCCGTTCCTCGAGCACGACGACGCGAACCGCGCGCTCATGGGCGCGAACATGCAGCGCCAGGCGGTGCCGCTGGTCCGCTCCGAGGCGCCGCTCGTCGGCACCGGCATGGAGCGTCGTGCCGCCGTCGACGCCGGTGACGTCATCGTCGCCACCAAGCCGGGCGTCGTGGCGCAGGTCTCGGCCGACCTCATCACGGTCGAGAACGACGACGCGACCACCACCACGTACCGCGTGGCGAAGTTCCGTCGCTCGAACCAGGGCACGTCCTACAACCAGCGCGTGCTGGTCGACGCCGGCGCCCGCGTCGAGGTCGGCTCCGTGCTGGCCGACGGCCCGGCGACCGACGAGGGCGACCTCGCGCTCGGCCGCAACCTGCTCGTGGCGTTCATGTCGTGGGAGGGTCACAACTACGAGGACGCGATCATCCTGTCGCAGCGCCTCGTGGAGGACGACGTCCTGTCCTCGATCCACATCGAGGAGCACGAGGTCGACGCCCGCGACACGAAGCTCGGGCCCGAGGAGATCACCCGGGACATCCCGAACGTGTCGGAGGAGGTCCTGGCGGACCTCGACGAGCGCGGCGTGATCCGCATCGGTGCCGAGGTCGGCGCCGGCGACGTCCTCGTCGGCAAGGTCACCCCCAAGGGCGAGACCGAGCTGACCCCGGAGGAGCGCCTCCTGCGCGCCATCTTCGGCGAGAAGGCCCGCGAGGTGCGCGACACGTCCCTCAAGGTGCCCCACGGCGAGTCCGGCACCGTCATCGGCGTGCGCGAGTTCAACCGGGAGGACGGCGACGAGCTGCCCGCCGGCGTGAACCAGCTGGTGCGCGTCTACATCGCCAACCGCCGCAAGATCACCGTGGGTGACAAGCTCGCCGGTCGTCACGGCAACAAGGGCGTCATCTCGAAGATCCTGCCGCAGGAGGACATGCCGTTCCTCTCGGACGGCACGCCCGTCGACATCGTGCTCAACCCGCTGGGTGTGCCGGGTCGTATGAACGTCGGTCAGGTCCTCGAGACCCACCTCGGCTGGGTCGCCAGCCGCGGCTGGGACGTCGAGCTGGCCGAGGGCGACGACCTGTCGTGGCGGGACAAGCTGCCGGAGCACGCCAAGCGCTCCGAGCCGGGTGTCCCGGTCGCCACGCCGGTCTTCGACGGCCTGGAGGAGGACGCCCTGCGCGGCCTCATCTCCACGACGCTGCCGAACCGCGACGGCGACCGCATGGTCGGCCACGACGGCAAGGCGCCGCTGTTCGACGGCCGCTCCGGCGAGCCGTTCCCGGACCCGGTGTCCGTGGGCTACATGTACATCCTCAAGCTGCACCACCTGGTCGACGACAAGATCCACGCGCGCTCGACCGGCCCGTACTCGATGATCACGCAGCAGCCGCTGGGTGGTAAGGCGCAGTTCGGCGGTCAGCGTTTCGGCGAGATGGAGGTGTGGGCGCTCGAGGCGTACGGCGCCGCGTACACCCTCCAGGAGCTGCTCACCATCAAGTCCGACGACATCCCGGGCCGCGTGAAGGTCTACGAGGCGATCGTCAAGGGCGAGAACATCCCGGACTCGGGCATCCCCGAGTCGTTCAAGGTGCTCCTCAAGGAGATGCAGTCCCTCTGCCTGAACGTCGAGGTGCTCTCGAGCGACGGTGTCTCCATCGAGATGAAGGAGTCCGACGACGAGGTGTACCGCGCGGCGGAGGAGCTCGGCATCGACCTGTCCCGCCGTCCGAACTCGGCGACCACGGTCGACGAGATCTGA